A region from the Vicia villosa cultivar HV-30 ecotype Madison, WI linkage group LG3, Vvil1.0, whole genome shotgun sequence genome encodes:
- the LOC131657182 gene encoding dirigent protein 21-like, with product MTTIFSFFILFTCYFMSVQGRVMSSEESHIMLPSQNLQSLTHLHFYFHDILDGEKATTLKIITPPSESSHGPFGATYIIDNPLTKEQNLSSKLIGRAQGTYALASQQGDFAFKMDINFVFIEGRYKGSTLTMLGRNVIMDEVREMPIVGGTGEFRFARGYALAKTVLYNSTSGNAIEEFNITIFHF from the coding sequence ATGACTACCATTTTTAGTTTCTTTATTCTTTTCACTTGTTACTTCATGAGTGTTCAAGGAAGAGTAATGTCTTCAGAAGAATCTCATATAATGCTACCCtcacaaaatctacaaagtttaaCCCATTTACACTTCTATTTCCATGACATCCTAGATGGTGAAAAAGCAACCACACTCAAAATTATCACCCCGCCTAGTGAATCATCTCATGGTCCTTTTGGAGCTACTTACATTATAGATAACCCTTTGACTAAGGAACAAAATCTAAGTTCAAAGCTTATTGGAAGAGCTCAAGGAACCTATGCTTTGGCTTCTCAACAAGGTGATTTTGCTTTTAAGATggatattaattttgtttttatagaAGGTAGATACAAAGGGAGCACTCTTACCATGCTTGGAAGGAATGTAATTATGGATGAAGTTAGAGAAATGCCTATTGTTGGAGGAACTGGTGAGTTTAGGTTTGCAAGAGGGTATGCTTTGGCAAAGACTGTTTTGTATAATTCTACATCTGGAAATGCTATTGAGGAGTTTAATATTACAATTTTTCATTTCTAA